In Fibrobacter sp., a single genomic region encodes these proteins:
- a CDS encoding TlpA family protein disulfide reductase, with protein MRLACKVLSALALVASISCAQVGTEPEMANVQLMQDSTTNQPMKMDFSKPLTGVSDPGILFSHFSNRPLLIYYFSPKCPHCQRHMPEIQNLMKEYEKDGLTGIAIGLGGGIKKNDIRLFIDQYKVTIPVFQDADYKFAPAYGTGYIPVVYLVNKDGTFYRYETLTESNMNHMRAKIKEILKK; from the coding sequence ATGCGTCTTGCTTGTAAAGTTTTGAGTGCCTTGGCATTGGTTGCTAGCATTTCCTGTGCCCAGGTGGGTACGGAACCCGAAATGGCCAATGTTCAATTAATGCAGGATTCTACCACCAACCAGCCCATGAAAATGGATTTTTCCAAGCCCTTGACAGGTGTCAGCGATCCGGGAATTCTCTTTAGCCACTTTTCTAACCGCCCCTTGCTGATTTACTACTTCAGCCCCAAGTGCCCTCACTGCCAGCGCCACATGCCCGAAATCCAGAACTTGATGAAGGAATATGAAAAGGATGGCCTCACTGGTATTGCCATCGGTCTTGGTGGCGGCATCAAGAAGAACGATATTCGTCTTTTCATCGACCAGTACAAGGTGACCATTCCTGTGTTCCAGGATGCAGATTACAAGTTTGCTCCCGCCTACGGTACAGGCTATATTCCGGTTGTCTACCTGGTGAACAAGGACGGTACCTTCTACCGCTATGAAACCTTGACCGAGTCCAACATGAACCACATGAGGGCGAAGATCAAGGAAATTCTCAAGAAGTAG